The Pseudomonas sp. TH06 genome contains the following window.
CAGGGCTCGTTAACCCTGAAGGACGAATCTCATGCTTGTGCTCAGCCGTGTCGTTGGTGAGTTGATTTCAATCGGTGATGACATCACCTTGCGCGTTCTGTCCGTGAACGGTTCCAGCGTGCGCTTTGGCGTCGAGGCGCCACAGAAGGTCAATGTGCATCGCTCGGAGGTCTATGAGCGGATCCAGCGCAAGCAAGCCACGGAAAAGGCTCGCTGAGGGGTTCAGTCGAACAGGTGCTTGGGCACGTCGTGTTTGAGCATCAGTTGGCACTGCTCGCTTTCCGGATCGAAGACGATCAGTGCCTGGCCCTTGGTCAGTGCCTGGCGCACGCGCAGCACGCGGGTTTCCAGCGGGGTGTCGTCGCCGTTGTCGGTGCCGTCGCGGGTGACGAAATCCTCGATCAGGCGGGTGAGGGTGTCGACTTCAAGAGCGTCGTAAGGAATGAGCATGGGCACCTCGGCTAAATCAATGTCGGGATGCTACGGCGATTGCCGATTGCCTGCCAGTTCTGTGTTGCTTGATATGGCCCCATCGCGAGCAGGCTCGCTCGCACATTTGGGATGCATTCCCCTGTAGGAGTGAGCCTGCTCGCGATAACGGTATTTCAAACAACGTTGATCTAACTATCGTTACGCTGCCCCACCAGACTGTCCACCGACGGCACTCGCGTATCACTCTCCATCTGCGTGTCATGTTCGATCTGATGACTGAAGCGGTCGAGTGACGCATTCGCCGGCGCCGCATCGCTGGCGAACACCGGCGGACTCAGAATGTACGCCCCAAGCAAGCGACTGAGCGCCGCCAGACTGTCGATGTGCGTGCGCTCGTAACCGTGAGTCGCGTCGCAGCCAAAGGCGAGCAGGGCGGTGCGGATGTCATGCCCGGCGGTCACCGCCGAGTGCGCATCGCTGAAGTAGTAGCGGAACAGGTCGCGGCGCACCGGCAGTTCGTTTTCACCGGCCAGACGCAGCAAGTGCCGCGACAGGTGATAGTCGTACGGGCCGCCGGAATCCTGCATCGCCACGCTCACCGCGTGTTCGCTGGAGTGTTGCCCCGGCGCGACTGGTGCGATGTCGATACCGACGAACTCACTGACGTCCCACGGCAATGCTGCCGCCGCGCCGCTGCCGGTTTCCTCGGTGATGGTGAACAGCGGATGACAGTCGATCATCAGTTCCTGACCGCTGTCGACGATGGCTTTGAGTGATGCCAGCAACGCCGCAACGCCAGCCTTGTCGTCGAGATGGCGAGCGCTGATATGGCCGCTTTCGGTGAACTCCGGCAGCGGATCAAACGCCACCACATCGCCGACGCTGATACCCAGGGAATCGCAATCAGCCTTGGTCGCGCAGTAGGCGTCCAGACGCAGTTCGACGTGATCCCAACTGATCGGCATCTCATCCACTGCGGTGTTGAAGGCATGCCCGGACGCCATCAGCGGCAACACGCTGCCGCGAATCACGCCGTTGTCGGTGAACAGGCTGACGCGACTGCCTTCGGCGAAACGGCTCGACCAGCAGCCGACCGGGGCGAGGGTCAGGCGACCGTTGTCCTTGATCGCACGCACCGCCGCGCCGATGGTATCGAGGTGGGCCGAAACCGCGCGGTCGGGGCTGTTTTTCTTGCCCTTGAGCGTGGCGCGAATGGTGCCGCGCCGGGTCATTTCGAATGGAATGCCGAGCTCCTCCAGACGTTCGGCGACGTAACGCACGATGGTGTCGGTGAACCCGGTAGGGCTGGGAATGGCGAGCATTTCCAGGAGGACTTTTTGCAGATAGTTGAGATCTGGTTCAGGGATTTGTGTGGTCATGGAAACTCCTGATGGGTTGAGCACATCGATGGTTTCGATGAGGAGAAAAATTTGTGGCGCCTTTGAGGCCCTCATCGCGAGCAGGCTCACTCCTACAGGGGAACGCGATTAAATGTAGGAGTGAGCCTGCTCGCGATGGCGGCGGTGAATTCAGCACATCAATTTCAAATCACCGGCTGACTGTGCGGAAACAACAAATCGACAAAGCGCTCCGCCGTTGGCTGCGGTTCGTGATTGGCGAGGCCCGCGCGTTCGTTGGCCTCGATGAAGACGTATTCGGGCTGATCCGCCGCCGGCACCATCAGGTCGAGACCGACCATCGGAATATCCAGTGCCCGCGCCGCGCGCACGGCCGCATCGACCAGGGTCGGATGCAGAATCGCCGTGACATCTTCCAGCGTGCCGCCGGTGTGCAGATTCGCCGTACGCCGTACAAACAGATGCTCACCGGCCGGCAGAATGCTGCTGTAGTCGTAACCGGCCGCATGCAACGTGCGCTGGGTTTCATGATCCAGCGGGATTTTGCTTTCGCCGCCCGTGGCTGCCTGCCGGCGGCGGCTCTGGGCTTCGATCAGCGCACCAATCGAATGCTGACCATCGCCAATCACTTCCGCCGGACGACGAATCGCCGCCGCCACCACGTCAAAACCAATCACCAGAATGCGCAGATCGAGACCTTCGTGAAAGCTCTCCAGCAGCACTCGGCTGTCGAACTGCTTCGCCGTTTCGATGGCCTGCTGCACCTCTTCGATGTTCTGCAGATCCACCGCCACGCCTTGGCCCTGTTCACCGTCGAGCGGTTTGACCACCACGCGTTGATGCTCATCGAGAAAGGCCAGATTGTCGTCAGCGTTGCCGGCCAATTGTTGCGAGGGCAGTTTCAGCCCGGCGGCTTTCAGCACTTTGTGGGTCAGGCTCTTGTCCTGACACAGACTCATGCTGATCGCACTGGTCAGGTCGCTCAGCGATTCGCGGCAACGCACGCGGCGCCCGCCGTGGCTGAGGGTGAACAGTCCGGCGTCGGCGTCATCAACTTGTACGTCGATACCGCGTCGATGGGCCTCTTCGACAATGATTCGTGCATAGGGATTGAAATTGGCTTCCGGCCCGGGACCAAGGAACAGCGTCTGATTGATGCCGTTCTTGCGCTTGATCGCGAAGGTCGAGAGATTGCGGAAACCGAGCTTGGCGTAGAGGTTTTTCGCCTGACGGTTGTCGTGCAGCACCGACAGGTCGAGATAGCTCAAGCCGCGACTCATGAAGTGTTCGATCAGATGGCGCACCAGCACTTCGCCGACACCGGGGCGCGAGCACTGCGGATCAACCGCGAGGCACCACAGGCTGCTGCCGTTTTCCGGATCATTGAAGGCTTTGTGATGATTGAGGCCCATGACGCTGCCGATCACCGCGCCGCTGTCCTCATCCTCGGCCAGCCAGTACACCGGGCCGCCCTGATGATGCGGAGTGAGTAACGAGGCATCGATCGGCAACATGCCGCGTGCCTGATACAGCTGGTTGATTGCCTGCCAATCCGTCTCGCTCTGCGCCCGTCGAATGCGGAAGCCGCGAAACACGCGAGTGGCCTGACGGTAATCGCTGAACCACAAGCGCAATGTGTCCGACGGGTCGAGGAACAACTGCGTCGGTTCAAGGCCGAGAATCTGTTGCGGCGCGGCGACGTACAGCGCGATGTCGCGCTCGCCGGGCTGCTCGTTGAGCAGTTCCTGCGCCAGTGTCGCCGGGTCGGGAAAGGTGTGGCCGATCAACAATCGGCCCCAGCCGCAATGCACTGCAATGGGCGCGGCGCCGAGTTCGCTGCCGTCTTCGGCCAGACGCGCCTGCAAGCGTTCATACGACGGCGTCTGGCCGCGAATCAGGCGTTGGTTGATGGCCGTGGCGTGGGGTTTCATCAATCAGATTCCTTGTTCACTGAGCCACAGGTTCAGGGCTGCCAGTTGCCACAGCTTCGAGCCGCGCAACGGCGTCAGTTGGCCTTGCGGATCAGTCAGTAATTTGTCGAGCATGGCCGGGTTGAACAGGCCGCGATCCTGGCTCGGATCGAGCAGCAGTTCGCGCACCCAGTTCAAGGTGTCGCCTTGCAAATGCTTAAGGCCGGGCACCGGGAAGTAGCCTTTCTTGCGGTCAATGACCTCACTCGGAATGACCCGGCGCGCCGCTTCTTTCAGCACTTGCTTGCCGCCGTCCGGGAGTTTGAACTTGCCCGGCACCCGCGCCGACAGCTCGACCAGGCGATAGTCGAGAAACGGCGTGCGCGCTTCCAGGCCCCAGGCCATGGTCATGTTGTCGACGCGTTTGACCGGGTCGTCGACCAGCATCACCGTGCTGTCCAGACGCAGCGCTTTGTCTACCGCCGCCTCGGCGCCGGGTTGTGCGAAATGTTCCTTCACGAAGTCGCCGGCAGCGTCATTCGCGGTCAGCCATTTCGGCTGCACGGTGGCGGCATAGTCGTCGTAGCTGCGGTCGAAAAACGCCTCGCGATACGCCGCGTAAGGATCGGCAGCGCCGTCCACTTGCGGATACCAGTGATAACCGGCGAACAACTCGTCGGCGCCCTGGCCGCTCTGCACCACTTTGCAGTGCTTGGCCACCTCGCGAGACAACAGATAGAACGCGATGCAGTCGTGGCTGACCATCGGTTCGCTCATCGCGCGGAAGGCGGCGGGCAGTTGCTCGATGATCTCTTTCTCGTCGATGCGCAGTTGGTGGTGCCGGGTGCCGTAGTGCTTGGCGATCAGGTCGGAATACTGAAATTCGTCGCCGCGCTCGCCGCCTGCATCCTCAAAGCCGATGGAAAAGGTTGAGAGGTCTTCCACGCCGACTTCACGCAACAGCCCGACCAGCATGCTCGAGTCGACACCGCCGGAGAGCAACACGCCGACATCCACGGCGGCGCGTTGGCGAATGGCCACGGCTTCGCGGGTGCTGTCGAGGACACGGTCGACCCAGTCTTCGAGGGTCAGATTTTTCTCGTCGTCGTGTGGGCCGTACGGCAGGGTCCACCAGGTTTTCTGCTCGGTAGTGCCGTCGGCTTCGATGCGCATCCAGCTCGCCGGTGGCAGTTTTTCAATGCCGGCCAGCAAGGTGCGCGGCGCCGGGACCACCGCGTGGAAATTCAGGTAATGGTTGAGCGCCACCGGATCAAGGATCGGGTTGATGTCGCCACCCTTGAGCAGCGCTGGCAGTGCCGAGGCGAAACGCAAACGCTGGCCGGTACGCGACAGGTACAGAGGCTTGACGCCGAGACGGTCGCGGGCGATGAACAGACGCTGAGCGTCGCGCTCCCAAATGGCGAAGGCAAACATGCCGTTGAGTTTCGGCAGCAGCGCCTCACCCCAGGCGTGATAGCCCTTGAGCAGCACTTCGGTGTCACCACCGGAATAGAACGCGTAACCCATCGCTTCGAGTTCGGCGCGCAGTTCCGGGAAGTTGTAGATCGCACCGTTGAAGGCCAGTGAAAGGCCCAACTGACTGTCGATCATCGGCTGCGCCGAGCCGTCCGACAGGTCCATGATTTTCAGGCGACGATGGCCCAGGGCAATCGGCCCTTGGGCATGGAAGCCCCACGCGTCCGGCCCGCGAGGGGCCAGGTGATGGGTAATTCGTTCAACGGCTGCAAGGTCTGCAGGTTGATGATCAAAACGTAACTCGCCAGCTAATCCGCACATAAAGTCCTTACCGGTTTTTCCGTTGGGGAGGGGTCAAACGCTACCTCGCCAAAAGGGCGGGTACTCAGAAACTGACCCGCCTCGGTAAGTGGAGTTTTAGAACGATAAGTTATAAGACCGCTGGCGGTGTCGCTGCGCCCAGACCTTTATCGGATCATTCCGGGCGCCGAGTCACAGCTTGCTTGTGCTGCAAACTCCAGCCACTGCCAGGCGAATACACCACGGGTGGGCGATATGCACTGCCAGTTAACGGATGGCGAATGCGCCAGGCCAGAGGGTTGCGCTCAACCTCATAGATCCGTCCGTCAATCCTGATGAAATGCATTCCATTGAAGTTGAGCACCCGGTGGTCATCTTGATCGGAACCGGCCAGATCCTTGACCCGGTTTTCGACTTGAGCGCGTTGTTCGTACCCGGCCAGCGCGCGCCTCCACAGCAGATCACTGTTTTTGTGGGCATTGGCGTGATCTTCTATCTCGAACTCTTTGAAGTAGTCCGCCAACACGTTTTTTGCAGTGCAGCTTGAGTCGCAAACTTCTTCGGACGCCAATGTTTCCTTGATATCCAACAGCTTGTTGAGCGCCGTATGCTTATTGCTGCAGGACCAGTCTTCTACACCGGTAAATACTTCGCTTAGCAATGCATCCACCGCACTTCGGCGGATGCGCTGGCTGAAGTCATACAGCACCGTCTCGGACAGCGGTGGGCGTTGTTGCAGCACGGTATTTTCACGACGGTTGCTGTGGATTGACTGGTCAATGTCTGCTTTGGGAACCGCCACTCGTTTGGCGTCGGAGAAGAACTTGTTCACTTTCCTGGTAAATAGGTAGTTGAACAGTCCCTGAGTTAACGGGGTAAAGCTTATGTCCTCGGTAATCGAAATGTCGTGGAGATTTTTCTTTAGAAACTCTTCTTGATCGCTCTGGTTCAAGCCAGATGCGAATAACTCGCGGAGGGACGTCAGGCCAATCATGTTGGCGGCCAGTCTGATTCTGCAGTTGTCCTCGTCATCATCCTGGTAGAAAATCGAACCCGGGTCTTCAGGCACATATAAAAAGTAGCGATCCTTCGTTGACTCATTTGTCAGTCGACACACGATGAGTACTGCGTCTACAACATATTTGCGAAAAAGTTGTACTGAATAGAGCTGGACAGGCGAGTTGTTGAATGTGCTGCCGTTAAGTATGTCTTCGTGGCCATCCACAAGTTGGGTTAGCATGAGCAGCGCAGACTGATGAATAGCATCGTTGAAGTATTGGGTGTACGCCGCCAGCTTCATGTCGAGTCTGGCAAGTTGCTCGGCATGTAACCGGACACTGGAAACGCGGAGTATATGGCTGACGTATTTCTGGTACTCGTTACCCAGGTCCAGATTGCGACTCAGGGCAGCGAATGAATGCGCAGTGATCTTGCTGTCTGTAGGGCCTTCGGCTGGCGCGTCTGACAAATCGGCTAACGTTTCGCTATCGGTGGAGAAATAATCAACGGCGGCTTCTGCGTTGCTGAAGTTCAGCATGGCCGCCTGCAGCAGGGTGTAGACATGCTTGCCTCTCTTCGAGGAGGCCTTGGGCTTGAGTCTGATTTTATCCCCCACCCTGAATTGAGTTCCGTACGTTTTACGCAGTTCTTCCTGAAGCTTTCTTCGGCAAAAAACAGCGGGATGATCAATGTTGGTTAGCAGGTTTTCGAAATAAGTTCGGTAAGGAAGAAACTTTTCAAGTGCAGAGCGATACGCATCGATTCTTGTTTTTTCGGCGTTGGGCAGTTTGTCGGTTATACATTTTTCGATGGTTTTGGCTTTGTCCCAATCATTGATCCTGTTGAATACTCCGTTGAGCGGCTCGTTGTTTGGCGGAGTGGTAAATGAATTCTCCATTGATGAAGTCATGCGGGAAGTCTCGTATCGGAAAGGAAACTTGATATTAGGCGCATTGAGTGCGAAAAAATAACGCCATTAATGAATGGTTTAGGGGCAAGGTTCAGCTGAATTTTGAACGTTTGATATACCTATGTACCGCACATTTATCGAGGAAGTGTGCCTGTTGCAATGCCAGTGAAAATGATCAGTTTTTATGTTTGCCGTTTTGTTTTAAATCGATAAGGTCAATGGCTCATACCTGCAATAAAGGACTATTGCGATGACGACTACTCAAAACAAAACCGAACCACGGGCGCCAACACAGAACGAAATTCTCGGCGTCTTGCTCGAAGCCACTGGCGATCTGGAGAGCGCCCAGGCACTGCAAAAGTGCCTGCCCGAGATACTCCTGAAAAGCTCGATTGACACCCTGGCTGCACTTGATCAGACCGTGCGTGACCTGCATGCCGTTCAGCTCAAGGTTGAAAAGGATCTGCTCCAGCTCAAACCCCTGAACACCTTCTGCATCACTGAATTGACCCGTGCGCTGAAAGACAAATGGCCGGCGGTGTTTGATGTCGAACAGGATCTGCTGAGTCTGCCGGGACCCGATTGTGGTTGTACGCCGACATCGACCGACAACAAGGGCATTGAAACCGTCCCGCATGCCACCCAGACGCTGCTGCAGGCCGCCATGCAGAATTTCAGCGAAGACGAGGAGGGCGACAGTTTTCCCGTGGGCAGTCTGGTGCGGGTGAACAGTGCGCCGTCAGGTGTGGACGGCTTGACCCCGGCGGCGTTCGCCAAATTCTGTCGTGAACTGGATCTGGGCAAGCGCTATCAGGAACACTTTCAGCAGGTGTTCGGCATCACCGAAAGCGACGGCAAGGTCGTCGCGACCAGCAGCATGACCCGCGACATCGCCACGATGAAAAAAAGCCTGCTGCAACTGGATATGCATCTGGCCGGGCTCAGGTCGCACATCACGCCGGAGGGCGTGCGGATGCTCCAGCAATTGGCGGCCGCGGACGGCAAACCGTCCGCGCAAAGCCTGCGCTACGGGCAAAAACCCATGATCTTGCAAGGCATCGAAATCCTCGACAGTTGCATCTGGGGCGTTGTGGTGTTTTCCGTGCGGTCGGTCGAGTTGTACCCGGACGAGTGGTGCCTGGTGTACATGCCCGGCGAGCCCGAACGGCCGCTGTACGAATACGCCAGTTTTACCGCGTTCAAGCAGTACCTC
Protein-coding sequences here:
- the csrA gene encoding carbon storage regulator CsrA; this translates as MLVLSRVVGELISIGDDITLRVLSVNGSSVRFGVEAPQKVNVHRSEVYERIQRKQATEKAR
- a CDS encoding YheU family protein, which codes for MLIPYDALEVDTLTRLIEDFVTRDGTDNGDDTPLETRVLRVRQALTKGQALIVFDPESEQCQLMLKHDVPKHLFD
- a CDS encoding osmoprotectant NAGGN system M42 family peptidase encodes the protein MTTQIPEPDLNYLQKVLLEMLAIPSPTGFTDTIVRYVAERLEELGIPFEMTRRGTIRATLKGKKNSPDRAVSAHLDTIGAAVRAIKDNGRLTLAPVGCWSSRFAEGSRVSLFTDNGVIRGSVLPLMASGHAFNTAVDEMPISWDHVELRLDAYCATKADCDSLGISVGDVVAFDPLPEFTESGHISARHLDDKAGVAALLASLKAIVDSGQELMIDCHPLFTITEETGSGAAAALPWDVSEFVGIDIAPVAPGQHSSEHAVSVAMQDSGGPYDYHLSRHLLRLAGENELPVRRDLFRYYFSDAHSAVTAGHDIRTALLAFGCDATHGYERTHIDSLAALSRLLGAYILSPPVFASDAAPANASLDRFSHQIEHDTQMESDTRVPSVDSLVGQRNDS
- a CDS encoding N-acetylglutaminylglutamine amidotransferase, with amino-acid sequence MCGLAGELRFDHQPADLAAVERITHHLAPRGPDAWGFHAQGPIALGHRRLKIMDLSDGSAQPMIDSQLGLSLAFNGAIYNFPELRAELEAMGYAFYSGGDTEVLLKGYHAWGEALLPKLNGMFAFAIWERDAQRLFIARDRLGVKPLYLSRTGQRLRFASALPALLKGGDINPILDPVALNHYLNFHAVVPAPRTLLAGIEKLPPASWMRIEADGTTEQKTWWTLPYGPHDDEKNLTLEDWVDRVLDSTREAVAIRQRAAVDVGVLLSGGVDSSMLVGLLREVGVEDLSTFSIGFEDAGGERGDEFQYSDLIAKHYGTRHHQLRIDEKEIIEQLPAAFRAMSEPMVSHDCIAFYLLSREVAKHCKVVQSGQGADELFAGYHWYPQVDGAADPYAAYREAFFDRSYDDYAATVQPKWLTANDAAGDFVKEHFAQPGAEAAVDKALRLDSTVMLVDDPVKRVDNMTMAWGLEARTPFLDYRLVELSARVPGKFKLPDGGKQVLKEAARRVIPSEVIDRKKGYFPVPGLKHLQGDTLNWVRELLLDPSQDRGLFNPAMLDKLLTDPQGQLTPLRGSKLWQLAALNLWLSEQGI
- the ngg gene encoding N-acetylglutaminylglutamine synthetase gives rise to the protein MKPHATAINQRLIRGQTPSYERLQARLAEDGSELGAAPIAVHCGWGRLLIGHTFPDPATLAQELLNEQPGERDIALYVAAPQQILGLEPTQLFLDPSDTLRLWFSDYRQATRVFRGFRIRRAQSETDWQAINQLYQARGMLPIDASLLTPHHQGGPVYWLAEDEDSGAVIGSVMGLNHHKAFNDPENGSSLWCLAVDPQCSRPGVGEVLVRHLIEHFMSRGLSYLDLSVLHDNRQAKNLYAKLGFRNLSTFAIKRKNGINQTLFLGPGPEANFNPYARIIVEEAHRRGIDVQVDDADAGLFTLSHGGRRVRCRESLSDLTSAISMSLCQDKSLTHKVLKAAGLKLPSQQLAGNADDNLAFLDEHQRVVVKPLDGEQGQGVAVDLQNIEEVQQAIETAKQFDSRVLLESFHEGLDLRILVIGFDVVAAAIRRPAEVIGDGQHSIGALIEAQSRRRQAATGGESKIPLDHETQRTLHAAGYDYSSILPAGEHLFVRRTANLHTGGTLEDVTAILHPTLVDAAVRAARALDIPMVGLDLMVPAADQPEYVFIEANERAGLANHEPQPTAERFVDLLFPHSQPVI
- a CDS encoding DUF6543 domain-containing protein, producing MTSSMENSFTTPPNNEPLNGVFNRINDWDKAKTIEKCITDKLPNAEKTRIDAYRSALEKFLPYRTYFENLLTNIDHPAVFCRRKLQEELRKTYGTQFRVGDKIRLKPKASSKRGKHVYTLLQAAMLNFSNAEAAVDYFSTDSETLADLSDAPAEGPTDSKITAHSFAALSRNLDLGNEYQKYVSHILRVSSVRLHAEQLARLDMKLAAYTQYFNDAIHQSALLMLTQLVDGHEDILNGSTFNNSPVQLYSVQLFRKYVVDAVLIVCRLTNESTKDRYFLYVPEDPGSIFYQDDDEDNCRIRLAANMIGLTSLRELFASGLNQSDQEEFLKKNLHDISITEDISFTPLTQGLFNYLFTRKVNKFFSDAKRVAVPKADIDQSIHSNRRENTVLQQRPPLSETVLYDFSQRIRRSAVDALLSEVFTGVEDWSCSNKHTALNKLLDIKETLASEEVCDSSCTAKNVLADYFKEFEIEDHANAHKNSDLLWRRALAGYEQRAQVENRVKDLAGSDQDDHRVLNFNGMHFIRIDGRIYEVERNPLAWRIRHPLTGSAYRPPVVYSPGSGWSLQHKQAVTRRPE